One window of the Passer domesticus isolate bPasDom1 chromosome W, bPasDom1.hap1, whole genome shotgun sequence genome contains the following:
- the LOC135289032 gene encoding large ribosomal subunit protein uL22-like isoform X1, which yields MLRTPPAFPLPCRCLELRSKNGALLSGSRQSHEIMQITRIQPASAFQVENSETFFLLATSADLFACAIFLLGKNIFLFENTRETAQAIKGMHIRKATKYLKDITLKKQCVPFQRYNGGVGRCAQAKQWGWTQGRWPKKSAEFLLHMLKNAESNAELKGLDVDSLVIEHIQVNKAPKMRRRTYRAHGRINPYMSSPCHIEMILTEKEQIVPKPEEEVAQKKKISQKKLKKQKLMARD from the exons ATGCTCCGGACGCCTCCtgcatttcctcttccctgccgCTGTCTGGAG CTGAGATCCAAAAATGGTGCGCTACTCTCTGGATCCAGACAATCCCACGAAAT caTGCAAATCACGAGGATCCAACCTGCGAGTGCATTTCAAG tggaaaattctgagaccttttttctacttgcaacatctgctgacttgtttgcctgtgctatctttctgcttggtaaaaacatcttcttgtttgag AACACTCGAGAGACTGCCCAAGCCATCAAGGGCATGCACATCCGCAAAGCCACCAAGTACTTAAAGGACATCACCTTGAAGAAGCAATGCGTTCCCTTCCAGCGCTACAATGGGGGAGTCGGTAGATGCGCCCAG GCCAAGCAGTGGGGCTGGACGCAGGGACGCTGGCCCAAGAAGAGTGCAGAGTTTTTGCTGCACATGCTCAAAAATGCAGAGAGCAATGCTGAGCTCAAG GGTCTTGATGTGGATTCTCTGGTCATTGAGCACATCCAGGTCAACAAGGCTCCCAAAATGCGCCGACGCACCTACAGAGCGCATGGTAGGATCAACCCCTACATGAGCTCCCCCTGCCACATCGAGATGATCCTCACTGAGAAGGAGCAGATTGTTCCCAAGCCAGAGGAGGAAGTTGCTCAGAAGAAAAAG ataTCCCAGAAGAAGCTGAAGAAGCAAAAGCTAATGGCTCGGGATTAA
- the LOC135289032 gene encoding large ribosomal subunit protein uL22-like isoform X3, whose amino-acid sequence MVRYSLDPDNPTKSCKSRGSNLRVHFKNTRETAQAIKGMHIRKATKYLKDITLKKQCVPFQRYNGGVGRCAQAKQWGWTQGRWPKKSAEFLLHMLKNAESNAELKGLDVDSLVIEHIQVNKAPKMRRRTYRAHGRINPYMSSPCHIEMILTEKEQIVPKPEEEVAQKKKISQKKLKKQKLMARD is encoded by the exons ATGGTGCGCTACTCTCTGGATCCAGACAATCCCACGAAAT caTGCAAATCACGAGGATCCAACCTGCGAGTGCATTTCAAG AACACTCGAGAGACTGCCCAAGCCATCAAGGGCATGCACATCCGCAAAGCCACCAAGTACTTAAAGGACATCACCTTGAAGAAGCAATGCGTTCCCTTCCAGCGCTACAATGGGGGAGTCGGTAGATGCGCCCAG GCCAAGCAGTGGGGCTGGACGCAGGGACGCTGGCCCAAGAAGAGTGCAGAGTTTTTGCTGCACATGCTCAAAAATGCAGAGAGCAATGCTGAGCTCAAG GGTCTTGATGTGGATTCTCTGGTCATTGAGCACATCCAGGTCAACAAGGCTCCCAAAATGCGCCGACGCACCTACAGAGCGCATGGTAGGATCAACCCCTACATGAGCTCCCCCTGCCACATCGAGATGATCCTCACTGAGAAGGAGCAGATTGTTCCCAAGCCAGAGGAGGAAGTTGCTCAGAAGAAAAAG ataTCCCAGAAGAAGCTGAAGAAGCAAAAGCTAATGGCTCGGGATTAA
- the LOC135289032 gene encoding large ribosomal subunit protein uL22-like isoform X2: protein MQITRIQPASAFQVENSETFFLLATSADLFACAIFLLGKNIFLFENTRETAQAIKGMHIRKATKYLKDITLKKQCVPFQRYNGGVGRCAQAKQWGWTQGRWPKKSAEFLLHMLKNAESNAELKGLDVDSLVIEHIQVNKAPKMRRRTYRAHGRINPYMSSPCHIEMILTEKEQIVPKPEEEVAQKKKISQKKLKKQKLMARD, encoded by the exons aTGCAAATCACGAGGATCCAACCTGCGAGTGCATTTCAAG tggaaaattctgagaccttttttctacttgcaacatctgctgacttgtttgcctgtgctatctttctgcttggtaaaaacatcttcttgtttgag AACACTCGAGAGACTGCCCAAGCCATCAAGGGCATGCACATCCGCAAAGCCACCAAGTACTTAAAGGACATCACCTTGAAGAAGCAATGCGTTCCCTTCCAGCGCTACAATGGGGGAGTCGGTAGATGCGCCCAG GCCAAGCAGTGGGGCTGGACGCAGGGACGCTGGCCCAAGAAGAGTGCAGAGTTTTTGCTGCACATGCTCAAAAATGCAGAGAGCAATGCTGAGCTCAAG GGTCTTGATGTGGATTCTCTGGTCATTGAGCACATCCAGGTCAACAAGGCTCCCAAAATGCGCCGACGCACCTACAGAGCGCATGGTAGGATCAACCCCTACATGAGCTCCCCCTGCCACATCGAGATGATCCTCACTGAGAAGGAGCAGATTGTTCCCAAGCCAGAGGAGGAAGTTGCTCAGAAGAAAAAG ataTCCCAGAAGAAGCTGAAGAAGCAAAAGCTAATGGCTCGGGATTAA